In Halorhabdus rudnickae, the following proteins share a genomic window:
- a CDS encoding 50S ribosomal protein L44e yields MEMPRRFNTYCPNCNEHHEHEVEKVRQGRATGMTKVNGRQRERQSGIGNDGKFSKVPGGDKPTKKTNLTYRCSECGNAHLREGWRAGRLEFQE; encoded by the coding sequence ATGGAGATGCCACGCCGATTTAACACCTACTGTCCCAACTGTAACGAACATCACGAACACGAGGTCGAGAAGGTCCGACAGGGCCGTGCAACGGGCATGACGAAAGTCAATGGCCGCCAGCGTGAGCGTCAGTCGGGCATCGGGAACGACGGCAAGTTCTCGAAGGTTCCCGGTGGCGACAAACCGACGAAGAAGACCAACCTCACATACCGCTGCTCGGAGTGTGGCAACGCCCACCTTCGTGAAGGATGGCGCGCTGGCCGACTGGAGTTCCAGGAGTAA
- a CDS encoding 30S ribosomal protein S27e: protein MPGSFYSVRCPDCENEQVVFGKAASEVACAVCGNTLARPTGGKATIEGDVVETVEQR, encoded by the coding sequence ATGCCGGGAAGCTTCTACAGCGTGCGCTGTCCGGACTGTGAGAACGAACAAGTCGTCTTCGGCAAGGCCGCAAGCGAGGTCGCCTGCGCGGTGTGTGGGAACACGCTGGCCCGCCCGACTGGCGGGAAGGCCACGATCGAGGGCGACGTAGTCGAGACCGTCGAGCAACGATGA